One window from the genome of Cricetulus griseus strain 17A/GY chromosome 2, alternate assembly CriGri-PICRH-1.0, whole genome shotgun sequence encodes:
- the LOC100758808 gene encoding elongin-B, producing the protein MAVFLMIRRHKTTIFTDAKESSTVSELKPIVQGFLKQEPYKQHLYKDDNLLFDSKTLGKSGFTSQTAGPQAPATVGLAFLAGDAFEDLRIEPFSSPPDPSHVMKPQDSGGSAHEQAVQ; encoded by the coding sequence ATGGCCGTGTTTCTCATGATCCGGCGCCACAAGACCACCATCTTCACGGATGCCAAGGAGTCGAGTACCGTGTCGGAGCTGAAGCCCATCGTCCAAGGCTTCCTCAAGCAGGAGCCGTACAAGCAGCATCTGTACAAGGATGACAACCTCCTTTTTGACAGCAAAACTCTGGGAAAGAGTGGCTTCACTAGCCAAACAGCAGGGCCCCAGGCCCCAGCCACAGTGGGCCTGGCCTTCCTAGCAGGTGATGCCTTTGAAGACCTGCGCATTGAGCCCTTCTCCAGCCCTCCAGACCCTTCACATGTGATGAAGCCACAGGATTCTGGAGGCAGTGCCCATGAACAGGCTGTGCAGTGA